The following proteins come from a genomic window of Proteiniphilum propionicum:
- a CDS encoding conjugal transfer protein TraO: protein MNRTVFIISFAVSMGLLFVDQVQAQRCLPGMRGIELRAGTVDGFKQEKNKEAFYFGAAISRYASGSSKWVFGTEYLHKNYNYKETSIPVSVFTAEGGYYYNFLSDGSKTVFLSLGLSALAGYETCNWGEDLLYDGSTLANEDSFVYGGAGTLEVETYLSDKVVLVLNARERVLMGSSVGKFHTQVGASVKFIIN, encoded by the coding sequence ATGAACAGAACAGTATTCATTATATCATTCGCTGTATCGATGGGCCTGCTTTTTGTCGATCAAGTACAGGCTCAACGATGCTTGCCGGGTATGAGGGGGATAGAACTCAGGGCAGGGACTGTAGACGGATTTAAGCAGGAAAAAAATAAAGAGGCTTTTTATTTCGGGGCTGCCATTAGCAGATATGCTTCGGGAAGTAGTAAGTGGGTATTCGGTACTGAATATCTACATAAGAATTACAATTATAAGGAAACATCCATCCCCGTTTCGGTTTTTACGGCAGAAGGCGGTTACTATTACAATTTCTTATCCGATGGAAGTAAGACCGTCTTCCTTTCTTTGGGATTATCAGCTCTTGCCGGGTATGAAACGTGCAATTGGGGAGAGGACCTGCTGTATGACGGCTCTACGCTGGCCAATGAAGATTCATTCGTTTATGGCGGAGCCGGAACGCTGGAAGTAGAAACATACCTGTCGGATAAGGTCGTTTTGGTTCTTAATGCACGGGAGCGTGTATTAATGGGGAGTTCTGTCGGAAAGTTCCATACGCAAGTGGGGGCGAGTGTAAAATTTATAATCAATTAG
- the traN gene encoding conjugative transposon protein TraN — MKHLFLILALVAGSTCIQAQENPSSGDLYQGLTRPVAFDRMIPPYGLEITFGKTVHIIFPDAIRYVDLGSADLIAGKADGVENVLRVKAALRDFSTETNMAVITDDGSYFTFNVKYADEPLKLNIEMKDFIHDGETVNRPNNSQEIYLTELGRESPLLVRLIMKSIYKNDKREIKHIGSKRFGVQFILKGIYSHNGLLYFHTQVKNSSNVPFNVDYITFKIVDKKIAKRTAIQEAVVTPLRAHNFAMQISGRRDQRTVFTLPQFTIPDDKQLIIELNEKEGGRHQSFVVENSDLVRARVINELEVK, encoded by the coding sequence ATGAAACATTTATTTTTGATACTTGCCCTTGTTGCAGGGTCTACATGTATTCAGGCACAGGAAAATCCATCTTCGGGTGATCTGTATCAGGGATTGACACGCCCCGTGGCTTTCGACCGGATGATTCCTCCTTACGGATTGGAAATCACTTTTGGCAAGACGGTACATATTATTTTCCCCGATGCCATACGTTACGTTGACCTGGGATCTGCCGACCTGATAGCCGGAAAAGCGGACGGGGTAGAAAATGTACTCCGGGTAAAAGCCGCTTTGCGTGATTTTAGCACCGAGACAAATATGGCAGTCATTACCGATGACGGAAGCTATTTTACTTTTAATGTCAAGTATGCTGATGAACCTTTGAAACTCAATATAGAGATGAAAGATTTCATCCATGACGGGGAAACGGTAAACCGTCCCAACAATTCACAGGAGATCTATCTAACCGAACTGGGAAGAGAATCCCCTTTATTAGTAAGATTAATCATGAAATCAATCTATAAAAACGACAAGCGGGAAATAAAGCATATCGGTTCGAAACGTTTCGGCGTGCAATTTATCCTGAAGGGTATTTATTCTCACAACGGCTTGCTCTATTTCCATACGCAGGTTAAAAACTCGTCAAACGTCCCATTCAATGTGGATTATATCACATTTAAGATTGTGGATAAGAAAATAGCCAAACGTACAGCTATCCAGGAGGCGGTAGTTACTCCGCTCAGGGCACACAATTTCGCTATGCAGATCAGTGGAAGACGTGATCAAAGGACCGTGTTCACACTTCCCCAGTTTACGATACCTGACGACAAACAACTCATCATTGAACTCAACGAAAAAGAAGGTGGACGCCACCAGTCCTTTGTCGTTGAGAACAGCGATCTGGTCAGGGCCAGGGTGATTAACGAACTGGAAGTAAAATAA
- the traM gene encoding conjugative transposon protein TraM, whose amino-acid sequence MNNKNGNKKEADEAKKELTPEQLRKRKQLLVLPLFFLVFTGAMYLIFAPSGKDKEKQKAGLGYNTELPMPKEEAIISDKKDAYEKEDFERKQQEKRRTLQDLAFAFEDEREQPASQGQFHNRNQDETPSSRIQSSVYAYQDVNRQLGSFYEPISEKDEEAEQRQLELEWRLQELERKEEERKETRKIAEDQLALMEKSYQMAAKYMPPTGQGQVTEAIQRTEERESAPVSSGNSKSTIIVSQVQEQVVSSLPVQMSDSAFVSEYSKPRNMGFISSVTANKGSEQRNGIFASVYKTVTLSDGQDVQLRLMEEIRAGNHLVPKGTVVSGTIKIGGERTEVFIPSILLDGNIIPVELAAYDLDGRKGISVPGSAEMNAVKEMAANMGQNMGTSISITDNAGSQIASDLSKGVIQGASQYLSKKLRTEKVTLKAGHKVLLLSDK is encoded by the coding sequence ATGAACAACAAGAACGGGAATAAAAAAGAGGCGGATGAAGCCAAAAAAGAATTGACACCTGAGCAACTGCGAAAGCGCAAACAGCTTTTGGTGTTGCCTTTGTTCTTTCTTGTTTTTACCGGGGCAATGTATCTCATCTTCGCCCCTTCGGGTAAAGACAAAGAGAAACAGAAAGCCGGGCTGGGATATAATACGGAACTACCTATGCCGAAAGAGGAAGCTATTATCTCCGATAAGAAAGATGCTTATGAGAAGGAAGACTTTGAGCGGAAACAACAGGAAAAGAGGCGCACCCTGCAAGACCTTGCCTTTGCTTTTGAAGATGAAAGAGAACAGCCCGCATCCCAAGGACAGTTCCACAATCGGAATCAGGATGAAACGCCGTCTTCCAGAATTCAATCTTCCGTATATGCTTATCAGGATGTGAACCGTCAGTTGGGGAGTTTTTACGAGCCGATTTCTGAAAAAGACGAGGAAGCCGAACAACGGCAACTGGAACTCGAATGGCGTTTACAGGAATTGGAGCGTAAGGAAGAGGAACGCAAGGAAACCCGGAAGATTGCGGAAGACCAGTTGGCACTGATGGAGAAATCCTATCAGATGGCGGCAAAATACATGCCTCCAACCGGACAGGGGCAAGTGACAGAAGCAATACAACGGACAGAAGAGCGTGAATCGGCTCCGGTGTCTTCAGGCAATAGCAAGAGTACAATTATTGTGAGCCAGGTACAGGAACAGGTTGTATCCTCCCTGCCTGTACAAATGAGTGACTCGGCTTTTGTATCTGAATACAGTAAGCCCCGTAATATGGGCTTTATATCGTCGGTTACAGCGAATAAGGGCAGTGAGCAAAGAAATGGGATATTTGCTTCTGTTTACAAGACGGTAACCTTATCCGACGGGCAAGACGTACAGCTCCGGTTGATGGAAGAAATACGGGCTGGAAATCATCTGGTTCCCAAAGGGACGGTCGTCAGCGGAACCATCAAAATCGGAGGGGAAAGGACTGAAGTTTTTATTCCGTCAATTCTTCTGGACGGGAACATTATTCCTGTGGAGTTGGCTGCATATGACCTGGACGGAAGAAAAGGAATATCCGTGCCGGGGTCTGCCGAAATGAATGCGGTAAAAGAGATGGCCGCCAATATGGGGCAGAATATGGGAACCAGCATTTCCATTACGGACAATGCAGGATCACAGATTGCTTCCGACCTGTCCAAAGGCGTGATACAGGGGGCATCACAGTATCTGTCGAAAAAACTCCGCACAGAGAAGGTGACCCTGAAAGCCGGGCATAAGGTCTTACTTCTCTCCGATAAATAA
- a CDS encoding TraL conjugative transposon family protein, giving the protein MKNIIKELGYGIEDFLKRICGKIIPEKRLAVILTMLLIFTAGNIYFTVSSIHNWGKESERNGQLQIEHIRRLELRKDSINKELNDFNYEQQERE; this is encoded by the coding sequence ATGAAAAATATAATAAAAGAATTAGGGTATGGCATAGAAGATTTTCTGAAAAGAATATGCGGGAAGATCATACCGGAGAAACGGTTGGCGGTCATCCTGACCATGCTTCTGATCTTTACCGCCGGGAATATTTATTTTACGGTTTCGTCCATTCACAATTGGGGAAAAGAGAGTGAACGCAATGGACAACTGCAAATAGAACACATCAGGCGGTTGGAACTACGCAAAGACAGTATTAACAAAGAACTAAATGATTTTAATTATGAACAACAAGAACGGGAATAA
- the traK gene encoding conjugative transposon protein TraK produces MEFKALKNIETSFRQIRLFSIVFLCLCAAVTGYSVWSSYSFAEKQRQKIYVLDGGKSLMLALSQDLSQNRPVEAKEHVRRFHELFFTLSPDKNAIEGNIQRALFLVDKSAFRYYKDLSEKGYYNRVVSGNINQMVRVDSINCNFDTYPYKAVTYARQVIVRESNITERSLVTSCELINSVRSDNNPHGFTMERFEILENRDIRLQER; encoded by the coding sequence ATGGAATTTAAAGCATTAAAAAATATCGAGACAAGCTTCCGGCAGATACGTCTGTTTTCCATTGTGTTCCTCTGCCTGTGTGCCGCCGTTACCGGGTATTCGGTATGGAGTTCATACAGCTTTGCAGAGAAACAGCGGCAAAAAATATACGTGTTGGATGGCGGCAAATCGCTGATGCTGGCGCTTTCGCAGGACTTATCACAAAACCGTCCGGTCGAAGCGAAAGAGCATGTACGCCGTTTTCATGAGTTGTTTTTCACGTTGTCCCCGGATAAGAATGCCATAGAGGGCAATATACAGCGGGCTTTGTTTTTGGTGGATAAAAGCGCCTTCCGCTACTATAAGGATTTATCCGAGAAAGGATACTATAACCGTGTGGTGTCGGGAAACATCAACCAGATGGTGCGGGTAGACAGTATCAACTGCAATTTTGATACGTATCCCTACAAGGCGGTGACGTATGCCCGGCAGGTAATTGTCAGGGAAAGCAACATCACGGAGCGTAGCCTGGTTACTTCTTGTGAGTTGATCAATTCCGTAAGGAGTGACAATAATCCCCACGGTTTTACGATGGAAAGATTCGAGATCCTTGAGAACAGGGATATACGCCTTCAGGAACGCTAA
- the traJ gene encoding conjugative transposon protein TraJ, translating into MLLSIEFESLHQILRNLYTDMMPLCGNMTGVAKGLAGFGALFYVASRVWQALARAEPVDVYPLLRPFVIGFCIMFFPTVVLGTINSVMSPIVTGTHGILETQTFDLNAYQEKKDRLEYEAKMRNPETAYLVDDAEFDRQIDELGWSPKDIATMGGMYVSRTAYKAEQAVREFFRNIVELMFQAAALVIDVIRTFFLIVLSILGPIAFAISVYDGFQATLTQWITRYISVYLWLPVSDLFSSILARIQASMLEKDIQNLSDTSFIPDSTDAVYIIFMLIGIVGYFTIPSVANWIIQSGGMGNLGKNVNSQTQNAGKMAKGGATAVAGGAGAVAGNIAGRLMGKGK; encoded by the coding sequence ATGCTATTGTCGATAGAATTTGAAAGCCTGCACCAGATACTCCGCAATTTATACACGGATATGATGCCCCTGTGCGGTAATATGACCGGTGTGGCAAAAGGTCTGGCGGGATTCGGCGCACTGTTCTATGTAGCCTCCCGGGTCTGGCAGGCATTGGCCAGGGCAGAACCGGTAGATGTCTATCCGTTACTCCGCCCGTTTGTCATAGGTTTTTGTATCATGTTCTTCCCTACTGTGGTTTTAGGAACGATCAACTCCGTGATGAGCCCGATAGTAACGGGCACACACGGGATTCTGGAAACACAGACATTTGACCTGAACGCCTATCAGGAAAAAAAAGACAGGTTGGAATATGAGGCAAAAATGAGAAACCCTGAAACGGCTTATCTGGTGGATGACGCCGAGTTTGACAGGCAGATCGATGAACTTGGCTGGAGCCCTAAAGATATAGCCACAATGGGAGGTATGTATGTTTCCCGTACTGCATACAAGGCTGAACAGGCTGTCCGGGAGTTTTTCAGGAATATTGTCGAACTTATGTTTCAGGCGGCGGCTTTGGTAATAGACGTCATTCGTACATTTTTCCTGATCGTCTTGTCCATATTGGGGCCCATCGCTTTTGCCATTAGTGTCTATGATGGATTTCAGGCTACACTCACCCAGTGGATTACACGGTATATATCGGTCTATCTGTGGCTTCCTGTATCGGACCTGTTCAGTTCCATACTGGCCCGCATACAGGCTTCCATGTTAGAAAAGGATATTCAGAACTTATCTGATACGAGCTTTATCCCTGATAGTACGGATGCCGTGTATATCATATTCATGCTTATAGGAATTGTGGGATATTTCACTATTCCATCCGTTGCCAACTGGATCATCCAATCCGGAGGTATGGGCAATCTGGGTAAGAATGTAAATTCCCAGACACAGAATGCCGGAAAAATGGCAAAAGGCGGTGCAACTGCTGTTGCAGGGGGAGCCGGGGCGGTCGCCGGGAATATTGCAGGCCGCCTGATGGGGAAAGGGAAATAA
- a CDS encoding DUF4141 domain-containing protein — translation MKTKIILLWMGLLLFTAHIKAQWVVTDPTNLVQGIVNSANQIVQTSSTAKNMISNFQETVKIYNQGKEYYDKLKNVHDLVKDARKVQQTVLLIGEISDIYIENFQKMMTDTNYSVDELAAISFGYTKLLEEGADRLKELKNIVTSSNGLSMSDKERMDTIDKVYNEIKNYRNLTVYYTRKNISVSYLRAREKNQTDRVLALYGNANEKYW, via the coding sequence ATGAAAACAAAGATCATCTTGTTGTGGATGGGCCTTTTGCTCTTCACAGCACATATAAAAGCCCAATGGGTGGTAACCGATCCCACGAATCTGGTTCAAGGGATTGTAAACTCGGCCAACCAGATTGTCCAGACTTCCTCGACTGCGAAAAACATGATTTCAAATTTTCAGGAGACAGTAAAGATCTACAATCAGGGAAAGGAGTATTACGATAAGCTCAAAAACGTTCACGATCTGGTGAAAGATGCCCGAAAAGTACAACAAACGGTGCTTCTTATCGGGGAAATATCCGACATCTACATCGAAAATTTTCAAAAGATGATGACTGATACGAACTACAGTGTGGATGAATTGGCAGCCATCTCCTTTGGTTACACCAAACTGCTGGAAGAGGGAGCCGACAGGCTGAAAGAGCTCAAAAATATCGTCACGTCGTCAAACGGTCTTTCCATGAGCGATAAGGAACGTATGGATACCATCGACAAGGTATATAATGAGATCAAGAACTATCGTAACCTGACGGTTTACTACACGAGGAAGAACATATCCGTTTCCTACTTGAGGGCAAGAGAGAAAAATCAAACTGACAGGGTGCTTGCTTTATATGGAAATGCAAATGAAAAGTACTGGTAG
- a CDS encoding DUF3876 domain-containing protein, with the protein MEKNYKTRKQPFAQCPLVYLTGRWINNSGSPPVRIYKDRHSYHIEFEYRDGIKVDTRITVVQDKMYFDLFGRIELAYDEENELLLVASEGAYTRETPE; encoded by the coding sequence ATGGAAAAGAATTATAAAACCCGCAAACAACCGTTTGCACAATGTCCCCTGGTTTATTTGACAGGCCGCTGGATAAATAACTCGGGATCTCCACCAGTGCGTATATACAAGGACAGGCATTCTTATCATATCGAGTTTGAATACCGGGACGGGATAAAAGTGGATACCCGGATAACAGTCGTTCAGGATAAAATGTACTTTGACTTGTTCGGTCGTATCGAACTGGCTTATGACGAGGAAAATGAGTTATTGCTTGTCGCATCGGAAGGTGCTTATACAAGGGAAACGCCCGAATGA
- a CDS encoding TraG family conjugative transposon ATPase, with translation MRNMLKAATIESKFPLLSVEHDCIISKDADITVAYRVDLPELFTVTSSEYEAIHSSWAKAVKVLPDYSIIQKQDWFTKEKYRPDTDKEDLSYLSRAYELHFNERPYLRHTCFLFLTKTTKERMRMQSNFSSLCRGTIIPKEVNKDTAVKFLEAVGQFEQIINDSGFVTLTRLSSDEITGTEKEAGLVEKYFSLSLDDTTCLQDIELGDDSLRIGDKRVCLHTLSDAEDLPGKVGTDMRYEKLSTDRSDCRLSFAAPVGLLLSCDHIYNQYLFLDDSAENLRKFEKSARNMQSLSRYSRGNQINKEWVDLYLNEAHSFGLTSIRAHFNVIAWSDDEEELKHIKNDVGSQLALMECKPRHNTVDAATLYWAAIPGNAGDFPSEESFYTFIEPALCFFAEETNYRSSPSPFGIKVCDRVSGKPLHLDISDLPMRKGIITNRNKFVLGPSGSGKSFFMNHLVRQYYEQGTHVVLVDTGNSYQGLCEMIHRKTKGQDGIYYTYTEEHPISFNLFFTDDYVFDVEKKDSIKTLLLTLWKSEDDKVTKTESGELGSAVSAYIERIRQDRHIVPCFNTFYEYMRDDYRRELEEREIKVSREDFNIDNMLTTLRQYYKGGRFDFLLNSKENIDLLSKRFIVFEIDQIKENKELFPVVTIIIMEAFINKMRRLKGVRKQLIVEEAWKALSSANMAEYLRYMYKTVRKYFGEAIVVTQEVDDIISSPVVKESIINNSDCKILLDQRKYMNKFDAIQTLLGLTDKEKAQILSINMSNHPGRKYKEVWVGLGGVQSAVYATEVSLPEYYTYTTEETEKLEVRRFTEKLGGDIELAIKQIAADKGITNALKAKDVLYGKEL, from the coding sequence ATGAGAAATATGTTGAAAGCTGCAACGATTGAAAGCAAGTTTCCACTTCTTTCGGTGGAACATGATTGCATTATCAGTAAGGACGCGGACATAACCGTAGCCTACAGGGTGGATCTGCCCGAACTCTTTACCGTCACCTCTTCCGAGTACGAAGCAATCCATTCATCCTGGGCTAAAGCGGTCAAGGTATTGCCCGATTACAGCATCATCCAGAAGCAGGATTGGTTCACGAAAGAAAAATACCGCCCTGATACGGATAAAGAAGACTTGAGTTACCTTTCCCGTGCGTACGAACTTCATTTTAATGAACGTCCGTACTTAAGGCACACCTGTTTTCTGTTCCTGACCAAAACAACAAAGGAACGGATGCGGATGCAAAGCAATTTCTCAAGTCTTTGCCGGGGTACTATTATTCCAAAAGAAGTGAATAAGGATACGGCAGTCAAATTTCTTGAAGCGGTCGGGCAGTTCGAACAGATCATCAATGACAGCGGGTTTGTCACCCTTACACGCCTGAGCTCGGATGAAATAACCGGAACGGAAAAAGAAGCGGGACTGGTGGAGAAATACTTTTCCCTGTCGCTCGATGATACGACCTGCTTGCAGGATATAGAATTGGGAGATGATAGTTTGAGGATCGGGGATAAACGGGTTTGCCTGCATACCCTGTCCGATGCGGAAGACCTGCCGGGAAAGGTAGGGACTGATATGCGGTATGAAAAGTTATCCACTGACAGGAGCGATTGCAGATTGTCTTTCGCTGCCCCGGTAGGGCTACTCCTTAGCTGTGACCATATTTACAATCAATATTTATTTCTGGATGACAGTGCTGAGAACCTTCGGAAATTTGAGAAGTCCGCACGCAATATGCAGTCGCTATCCCGTTACTCCCGGGGCAATCAGATCAATAAAGAGTGGGTTGATCTCTACCTGAATGAAGCACATTCTTTTGGTTTGACTTCGATACGGGCACACTTTAATGTGATTGCCTGGAGTGATGATGAAGAGGAATTGAAACATATCAAGAATGATGTGGGTAGCCAACTGGCGCTCATGGAGTGTAAACCACGACACAATACAGTGGATGCCGCCACTTTGTACTGGGCCGCCATACCGGGCAATGCCGGGGATTTTCCTTCGGAAGAGTCGTTTTATACCTTCATAGAACCCGCCCTTTGTTTTTTTGCAGAAGAAACAAACTACCGTTCATCTCCAAGTCCGTTCGGGATTAAGGTGTGCGACAGGGTAAGCGGTAAACCGCTTCATCTGGATATATCTGACTTGCCGATGCGAAAAGGGATCATCACGAATCGGAACAAATTCGTGTTAGGACCTTCAGGATCGGGTAAATCCTTTTTCATGAACCACCTTGTCAGGCAGTATTACGAACAGGGAACACATGTCGTCCTGGTGGACACGGGTAACAGCTATCAGGGATTATGTGAAATGATCCACCGGAAAACAAAAGGCCAAGACGGAATTTATTACACTTATACCGAAGAGCATCCGATCAGTTTCAATCTTTTTTTTACAGACGATTATGTGTTCGATGTTGAAAAGAAAGATAGCATCAAAACCCTATTGCTTACTCTCTGGAAAAGTGAAGATGACAAAGTAACGAAAACAGAGTCCGGTGAGTTGGGCAGTGCGGTATCGGCATATATCGAGCGTATCCGGCAGGATCGGCATATTGTTCCTTGTTTCAACACATTCTATGAATACATGCGGGATGATTACCGCCGGGAACTGGAAGAAAGGGAGATCAAGGTGAGCCGGGAAGATTTCAATATTGATAATATGCTGACTACCCTGCGCCAGTATTACAAAGGTGGACGCTTTGACTTTCTGCTCAACTCAAAGGAAAATATCGACTTGCTTTCCAAACGCTTTATTGTCTTCGAAATTGATCAAATAAAGGAGAATAAGGAACTTTTCCCCGTTGTGACCATCATCATCATGGAGGCTTTTATCAATAAGATGCGCCGCCTGAAAGGTGTCCGTAAACAATTGATCGTGGAAGAGGCATGGAAGGCACTTTCTTCGGCAAATATGGCTGAATATCTGCGCTACATGTATAAAACAGTCCGTAAATATTTTGGTGAGGCGATTGTCGTCACCCAGGAAGTGGATGATATTATTTCCAGCCCTGTAGTCAAGGAGTCCATTATCAATAATTCGGATTGTAAGATACTGCTTGATCAGCGGAAGTACATGAACAAGTTTGATGCCATTCAAACCCTGTTAGGCTTGACCGATAAGGAAAAAGCACAGATACTTTCCATCAATATGTCCAACCATCCGGGACGCAAGTATAAAGAGGTCTGGGTTGGCTTGGGAGGTGTACAGTCTGCCGTGTATGCAACGGAAGTCAGTCTCCCCGAATACTACACCTACACCACGGAAGAAACAGAAAAACTGGAAGTGCGGAGGTTCACCGAAAAATTAGGGGGAGATATAGAACTGGCAATTAAGCAGATCGCCGCTGATAAAGGAATTACAAACGCCCTGAAGGCTAAAGACGTGCTTTATGGAAAAGAATTATAA
- a CDS encoding DUF4133 domain-containing protein has product MEFNINKGIGKSVEFKGLKAQYLFIFAAGLLAVFIVFVVMYMAGADQWVCIGFGVISATMLVGFTFRLNEKYGEHGLMKILAKRNHPRYLINRKIPRRLFKRSQKKKRVESPKK; this is encoded by the coding sequence ATGGAGTTCAATATCAATAAAGGGATTGGAAAAAGTGTAGAATTCAAAGGCTTGAAAGCACAATACCTGTTCATCTTTGCCGCCGGGCTGCTGGCCGTATTCATTGTTTTTGTCGTCATGTATATGGCAGGTGCAGACCAATGGGTCTGCATCGGCTTCGGAGTCATCTCCGCCACCATGCTGGTAGGGTTTACATTCCGGCTCAATGAAAAATACGGGGAACACGGCCTGATGAAGATACTGGCAAAGCGCAATCATCCCCGCTACCTGATCAACAGGAAAATTCCACGCAGGCTCTTCAAAAGATCCCAGAAGAAGAAAAGAGTTGAATCGCCTAAAAAATAA
- a CDS encoding DUF4134 domain-containing protein, producing the protein MTKKRIIFSLAILMAISSAFAQGNGQAGITEATNMVTSYFDPGTKLIYAIGAVVGLIGGIKVYNKFSSGDPDTSKTAASWFGACIFLIVAATILRSFFL; encoded by the coding sequence ATGACAAAAAAAAGAATAATCTTTTCATTAGCCATCCTGATGGCAATCTCATCCGCTTTTGCACAAGGTAACGGCCAGGCGGGTATTACCGAAGCCACCAATATGGTAACCTCCTACTTCGACCCCGGAACAAAACTCATCTACGCGATTGGGGCAGTCGTGGGCCTGATCGGCGGCATCAAGGTCTACAACAAGTTCAGCTCCGGCGATCCCGACACTTCTAAAACCGCAGCCAGTTGGTTCGGAGCCTGCATATTTCTCATCGTGGCGGCAACTATCCTTCGCTCTTTCTTCCTGTAA
- a CDS encoding DUF3408 domain-containing protein has translation MNNIFCKKTEKSTTGTENYKDLYLKRTNLRARCGKSVNIRKEYHRIIQKISQIISGNTISISEYLDNILRQHFDENKEVIRKLYDESCPKDLFCPDKKSK, from the coding sequence ATGAACAACATCTTTTGTAAAAAAACAGAAAAAAGCACAACAGGAACGGAGAACTATAAGGATCTGTACCTGAAAAGAACAAATTTAAGAGCCCGGTGTGGAAAGTCAGTCAATATCCGAAAGGAATATCACCGGATCATACAGAAGATCTCGCAGATCATCAGTGGTAATACAATTTCAATCTCTGAATACCTGGATAACATTCTCCGGCAACATTTTGATGAAAACAAGGAGGTCATCAGAAAATTATATGATGAATCCTGTCCGAAAGATCTTTTCTGTCCGGATAAAAAATCAAAATAG
- a CDS encoding DUF3408 domain-containing protein, whose translation MKEKLNTDGIDEDFLLSTFRDRDIHSPRKKEKKTEQAPVTDTSDNSDTDVSPKTVPDLQNTGEVKSTSRRKKGGINYGEIFFQRNEFKARQCVYISQKNHKIISTVIRMSGDKDITVGGYIDLILGEHLEQYKNEIIEAYRKWKEKEESDLSGLM comes from the coding sequence ATGAAAGAAAAACTCAACACAGACGGCATCGACGAAGATTTTCTGCTTTCAACATTCCGGGACAGGGATATTCACTCTCCCCGAAAAAAAGAAAAAAAGACGGAACAGGCACCGGTTACGGATACCTCCGATAATTCGGATACGGATGTTTCTCCTAAAACGGTCCCGGACCTTCAGAACACGGGAGAAGTCAAATCCACTTCCCGCCGAAAGAAAGGGGGTATCAATTATGGAGAGATCTTTTTCCAGCGGAATGAGTTCAAAGCCCGACAGTGTGTCTATATCAGCCAGAAAAACCATAAGATCATCTCTACGGTAATCCGTATGTCAGGAGATAAGGACATCACTGTCGGGGGGTATATCGACCTGATCCTGGGAGAGCATCTGGAACAATACAAAAACGAGATTATCGAAGCCTACCGGAAATGGAAAGAAAAGGAAGAGAGCGACTTAAGCGGACTTATGTAA
- a CDS encoding ParA family protein — protein MKVKCVAFSTQKGGAGKTTLTVLIASYLHYVRGFNVAIVDCDFPQHSISDMRKRDVEMVLNNGYYKQLAYNQITRTGRKGYLILESKPENALEEAQKLENEGLDFIFFDLPGTVNSPGVLRTLSMMDYIFSPIAADRVVLESTLRFVVNINENLVTTARSDIKGLFLFWNMVDGREKSELYKIYEKVIDELGLTVLKTFIPDSKRFRRELPTSGKAVFRSTLFPVDRSLLKGSNLKELTDEILKIIG, from the coding sequence ATGAAAGTAAAATGTGTGGCATTCTCCACCCAGAAAGGAGGGGCAGGGAAAACGACGTTAACGGTTTTGATCGCCAGTTACCTGCATTACGTGAGGGGCTTTAATGTAGCGATTGTGGATTGTGATTTTCCGCAACACAGTATCAGTGATATGCGTAAGCGGGACGTTGAAATGGTGTTGAATAACGGATACTACAAGCAACTGGCGTATAACCAGATCACCCGTACCGGAAGAAAGGGCTACCTTATATTGGAAAGTAAGCCCGAAAATGCACTGGAAGAAGCCCAAAAACTGGAAAATGAAGGGCTCGACTTTATTTTCTTCGACCTGCCGGGAACGGTTAATAGCCCCGGAGTACTGAGAACACTCTCTATGATGGATTATATCTTTTCTCCGATTGCCGCCGACAGGGTTGTACTGGAAAGCACTTTACGGTTTGTGGTGAACATAAATGAGAATCTGGTCACCACTGCCCGGAGTGACATCAAAGGTCTGTTCCTGTTCTGGAATATGGTGGACGGACGTGAAAAATCAGAACTGTATAAAATCTATGAAAAGGTGATCGATGAATTGGGGCTGACCGTACTTAAGACATTTATTCCAGATAGTAAACGCTTCCGTAGGGAATTACCCACATCGGGCAAAGCCGTTTTCCGCTCCACCCTATTTCCTGTCGATAGAAGCCTACTAAAAGGAAGTAACCTGAAAGAACTGACGGATGAAATCTTAAAAATTATTGGATAA